In Amaranthus tricolor cultivar Red isolate AtriRed21 chromosome 3, ASM2621246v1, whole genome shotgun sequence, a single window of DNA contains:
- the LOC130808073 gene encoding serine decarboxylase-like codes for MAGYANVLIRRNMSLTGSKGSSLGQNLQPSSLDIKEIESTNELKRDKDSYVRAILSRYTQTWVEKTKYQIGYPANLDFDYGILNQLQLFSMNNIGDPFMEGNYGLHSRDFEVAVLDWFANLWEIGKHEYWGYITNGGTEGNLHGILVGRQILPDGILYTSKESHYSIYKAALMYRMECVKIDTLTSGEIHCADLKMKLLQNKHKPAIININIGTTMKGAIDDIDHVIQTLKECGFTENQFYIHCDGALSGLMLPFLRQGPQITFKKPIGSISISGHKFLGCPMPCGVQIVRIEHANVLSKNVEIIASRDATITGSRNGHAPVFLWYALNLKGYDGIEKEVRICLRNAHYLKDRLKKAKISAMLNKLSNIVVFECPQDKKFVRRWQLACQGNVAHVCVMSHLTKQKIDNFVDELVEKRLIWLRDGGHKLVCVASEIGTENCSCDLHN; via the exons ATGGCAGGCTATGCTAATGTCTTGATCCGCAGAAACATGAGCTTAACAG GAAGCAAGGGTTCTTCACTAGGGCAGAATCTACAACCTTCAAGCCTAGACATCAAGGAAATTGAGAGTACCAACGAACTAAAAAGGGATAAAGACTCTTATGTGAGAGCTATTTTATCAAGATATACTCAGACGTGGGTCGAGAAGACCAAATACCAGATTG GATATCCGGCAAATTTGGACTTTGATTATGGGATTCTTAATCAATTGCAACTCTTTTCGATGAACAACATCGGCGATCCATTTATGGAAGGGAATTATGGTTTGCACTCTAGAGATTTTGAAGTAGCTGTTTTAGATTGGTTTGCAAATCTTTGGGAGATTGGTAAACACGAATATTGGGGTTACATTACAAACGGTGGGACCGAAGGAAACCTTCATGGCATACTTGTAGG AAGACAGATTTTACCCGATGGAATTTTGTATACCTCAAAAGAATCACATTACTCCATCTATAAAGCTGCACTCATGTATCGAATGGAATGTGTGAAGATTGATACTTTAACTTCAGGAGAGATCCACTGTGCCGATTTAAAGATGAAACTTcttcaaaataaacataaaccaGCTATCATAAATATCAACATAG GAACTACCATGAAAGGAGCCATTGATGATATCGATCATGTTATACAAACTCTAAAAGAGTGTGGCTTCACAGAAAATCAATTCTACATCCACTGCGATGGAGCTTTATCTGGTCTTATGCTTCCATTTCTAAGACAA GGGCCTCAAATCACATTCAAAAAGCCAATTGGAAGTATTAGTATATCTGGCCATAAATTTTTGGGATGTCCAATGCCCTGTGGTGTTCAAATAGTGAGAATAGAGCATGCCAATGTTCTTTCTAAAAACGTTGAAATCATAGCTTCAAGAGATGCTACAATAACGGGAAGTAGGAACGGACATGCCCCGGTCTTCTTATGGTACGCATTGAACCTCAAAGGATACGATGGAATCGAAAAAGAAGTTCGAATTTGTTTGCGTAACGCTCATTACCTCAAAGATCGACTTAAAAAAGCCAAAATTAGTGCAATGCTTAATAAGCTAAGCAACATTGTGGTGTTCGAGTGTCCACAAGATAAGAAGTTTGTTCGACGTTGGCAGTTGGCTTGCCAAGGGAACGTAGCTCATGTGTGTGTTATGTCTCATCTGACTAAACAGAAGATCGATAATTTTGTTGATGAGCTAGTAGAGAAACGTTTAATATGGCTGAGAGATGGAGGCCACAAGCTTGTATGTGTTGCTTCGGAGATTGGTACGGAGAATTGTTCTTGTGATCTACACAACTAA